A genomic segment from Blastococcus sp. PRF04-17 encodes:
- a CDS encoding sigma-70 family RNA polymerase sigma factor, which produces MTGLRGSTRPRTERGAGTVRSDVRTDLEEVFRTHYARVVTVAARVLGSRDSAEDVAQEVFLSFGRSSVPADEAGGWLTVAATHTALNLLRSGRRRSAREEIAGDRPTVVPDVADLVVTREEHSSVRAALARLPHKQAAALVLRHSGLSYAEVAAALDMSPGSVGTTVRRAESHLLEELNRHASPR; this is translated from the coding sequence ATGACCGGGCTGCGCGGCTCGACCCGGCCCCGGACCGAACGGGGCGCGGGCACGGTGCGTAGCGACGTCCGGACCGATCTGGAGGAGGTCTTCCGGACGCACTACGCGCGGGTGGTGACCGTCGCCGCACGGGTGCTCGGATCGCGCGACTCCGCCGAGGACGTCGCCCAGGAGGTCTTCCTCTCCTTCGGGCGGTCCTCGGTGCCCGCGGACGAGGCGGGCGGCTGGCTGACCGTCGCCGCCACCCACACCGCCCTGAACCTGCTCCGCTCCGGGCGGCGCCGCAGCGCCCGGGAGGAGATCGCCGGCGATCGCCCGACCGTCGTCCCGGACGTCGCGGACCTGGTGGTCACCCGCGAGGAACACAGCTCCGTCCGGGCCGCGCTGGCCCGGCTGCCGCACAAGCAGGCGGCCGCGCTGGTCCTCCGGCACAGCGGTCTCAGCTACGCCGAGGTCGCCGCCGCTCTCGACATGTCCCCAGGAAGCGTGGGCACCACCGTGCGCCGCGCCGAGTCCCATCTGCTCGAGGAGCTGAACCGCCATGCGTCACCCCGATGA
- a CDS encoding SGNH/GDSL hydrolase family protein, which translates to MQPDASPWRRYVALGDSFTEGLNDPAPERPGEFRGWADRLAGHLAAAAGDDDLEYANLAIRGRLLRQVVEEQVPVALEARPDLVSLIAGGNDLMRPGADPDELAATLESAVVRLRAAGADVLLATGVDTRLTPILRRMRGKVAIYNAHIWSIAARSGAFVLDQWGADWILDRRMWDGDRIHLTEEGHRRIALAAAAALGLLGDQGEDWRRPLPPLPSRAFRAAVAEEAAWVRGVVAPWIGRRLRGRSSGDGRTPKRPVPLVLPRG; encoded by the coding sequence GTGCAGCCCGACGCATCCCCCTGGCGGCGCTACGTCGCGCTGGGCGACTCCTTCACCGAGGGGCTCAACGACCCCGCCCCCGAGCGGCCCGGCGAGTTCCGCGGCTGGGCCGACCGGCTGGCCGGACACCTGGCGGCCGCCGCGGGGGACGACGACCTCGAGTACGCGAACCTGGCGATCCGCGGCCGGCTGCTCCGCCAGGTCGTCGAGGAGCAGGTGCCCGTGGCGTTGGAGGCCCGGCCGGACCTGGTCAGCCTGATCGCCGGAGGCAACGACCTCATGCGGCCGGGTGCGGACCCCGACGAGCTGGCCGCCACCCTCGAGTCGGCCGTCGTCCGGCTGCGCGCCGCGGGCGCCGACGTCCTGCTGGCCACCGGCGTGGACACCCGGCTCACGCCGATCCTGCGGCGGATGCGAGGGAAGGTCGCGATCTACAACGCGCACATCTGGTCGATCGCCGCGCGGTCCGGCGCGTTCGTGCTCGACCAGTGGGGGGCGGACTGGATCCTCGACCGGCGCATGTGGGACGGCGACCGGATCCACCTCACCGAGGAGGGGCACCGGCGCATCGCGCTCGCCGCCGCGGCCGCGCTGGGACTGCTGGGTGACCAGGGCGAGGACTGGCGGAGGCCGTTGCCGCCGCTGCCATCGCGCGCGTTCCGGGCGGCGGTCGCCGAGGAGGCCGCGTGGGTACGCGGCGTCGTCGCGCCGTGGATCGGCCGCCGGCTGCGCGGCCGCTCCTCCGGTGACGGTCGGACGCCGAAGCGCCCGGTGCCGCTGGTCCTGCCGCGAGGCTGA
- a CDS encoding ABC transporter ATP-binding protein — protein MASAEAATGAAADPIADLPPSPAVWCSGLRKRYGRQTAVEDVSFTVGRGEVLGLLGPNGAGKTSVIKMLLGLVRPDAGEVLLLGRRASDPQSRAAVGYLPELFRYQPWLTPTEVLDLHVKLARADIPADERRDCLALVGLADRARDRVGGFSKGMQQRLGLAVALVARPQLVVLDEPTSALDPIGRVDVRDLVLSLKSRGVAVLLNSHLIGEVERVCDRVVILDKGRVAASGTLAELLGQREVRLRLAAVDGRAEQRLAAAGALTRSGDWFTVALTADDDGVTVPDLVRDLVGLGVRVHAVEPARISLEERLLSVLRHEETDEVAR, from the coding sequence GTGGCCTCCGCTGAGGCGGCCACGGGGGCGGCGGCGGATCCGATCGCGGACCTGCCGCCGTCCCCCGCGGTCTGGTGCTCCGGACTGCGCAAGCGGTACGGGCGGCAGACCGCCGTCGAGGACGTCTCGTTCACCGTCGGCCGCGGGGAGGTGCTGGGCCTGCTCGGGCCCAACGGCGCCGGCAAGACCAGCGTCATCAAGATGCTGCTGGGCCTGGTCCGCCCGGACGCCGGCGAGGTGCTGCTGCTGGGCCGCCGCGCGTCGGACCCGCAGTCCCGGGCGGCCGTCGGCTACCTGCCCGAGCTGTTCCGCTACCAGCCCTGGCTGACGCCCACCGAGGTGCTGGACCTGCACGTGAAGCTGGCCCGCGCCGACATCCCGGCCGACGAGCGGCGCGACTGCCTGGCGCTGGTCGGGCTGGCCGACCGTGCCCGCGACCGGGTCGGCGGCTTCTCCAAGGGCATGCAGCAGCGGCTCGGCCTCGCCGTCGCGCTGGTCGCGCGCCCGCAGCTCGTCGTCCTCGACGAGCCGACGAGCGCACTGGACCCCATCGGCCGGGTGGACGTCCGCGACCTCGTCCTGTCGCTGAAGTCGCGCGGCGTCGCCGTGCTGCTCAACTCGCACCTGATCGGCGAGGTCGAACGGGTCTGCGACCGGGTCGTCATCCTCGACAAGGGGCGCGTGGCGGCGTCAGGCACGCTGGCCGAGCTGCTCGGCCAGCGCGAGGTCCGGCTGCGGCTGGCCGCCGTGGACGGCCGGGCCGAGCAGCGGCTCGCCGCTGCCGGCGCGCTGACCCGCAGCGGCGACTGGTTCACCGTCGCGCTCACCGCGGACGACGACGGCGTCACCGTCCCCGACCTGGTGCGCGACCTGGTCGGCCTCGGCGTCCGCGTGCACGCCGTCGAGCCGGCGCGGATCAGCCTCGAGGAGCGCCTCCTGTCGGTTCTGCGTCACGAGGAGACCGACGAGGTGGCCCGATGA
- a CDS encoding flavin reductase family protein, which translates to MPVDAADFAAALGQYPAGVCLLTVRDGIDDVGTTVSSVMSVSAAPPLVAVGLTAAGYPAEVLQEVGSCGLTVLAAEQAIVASRFSSAGRPSARHLLESVPWTRAPASGAIVLTGAPAVLDCRLDRLVEAGDHVLVLLAVEGVPVLNPGARPLLRLRGRYADQSGAPLPRP; encoded by the coding sequence ATGCCGGTCGACGCTGCCGACTTCGCCGCCGCCCTGGGCCAGTACCCCGCCGGGGTCTGCCTGCTGACTGTCCGGGACGGCATCGACGACGTCGGGACGACGGTCAGCTCGGTGATGAGCGTGTCCGCGGCGCCGCCGCTGGTCGCCGTCGGTCTGACCGCGGCGGGTTACCCGGCGGAGGTGCTGCAGGAGGTCGGCTCGTGCGGGCTCACCGTGCTGGCCGCCGAGCAGGCGATCGTGGCCTCGCGGTTCTCCTCGGCCGGGCGGCCCAGCGCCCGCCACCTGCTCGAGTCGGTGCCCTGGACGCGGGCACCCGCGAGCGGGGCCATCGTGCTCACCGGCGCGCCCGCCGTCCTCGACTGCCGGCTGGACCGGCTGGTCGAGGCCGGCGACCACGTCCTGGTGCTGCTCGCCGTCGAGGGCGTGCCCGTGCTGAATCCCGGCGCCCGCCCCCTGCTGCGCCTGCGCGGGCGGTACGCCGACCAGTCGGGCGCCCCACTGCCCCGGCCGTGA
- a CDS encoding putative bifunctional diguanylate cyclase/phosphodiesterase translates to MSLPAPEVPPAGPAGSRLRAIDTLLADRGQLFQALFLSAPIPKALVDLDGHVLVANPMMCALTGRTAEELAGRHVDLLSHPDDPPAGDLGLVPAPQEPDLDPNLLLDGERRLRRSDGTELWAVQSHEIVRHNNGEPQFVVLSLVDVTDRRRAEEDLVRRAFTDPLTGLPNRRALTDRLRHAVALSRRRGLQVGLVHLNIDRFKAVNEALGHEAGDLLLSQVADRLRWSTRVEDTAVRLGADEFLVVAEDVEDLDGLRALADRLLSVLDEPFVVHDREITLSASVGLTLGSDMTPDDLLRQAQSALTKAKADGSRARIEVHEGALSRDDVDALQLETDLKHALENDELRLFYQPIVHLGDESLLGYEALVRWQHPTRGLLPPGAFLDAAENNRLTSRLGEWVLRRACLDAATWPEDLRVHVNISARHLAEEGFSELVASALAESGLDPMRLELEITESTALFAAEATLHSVAVVTDAGVTLALDDFGTGYSAITALHRLPIHTVKIDRSFVADVVTEPSTAALVQGLLQLGRGMGLQVIAEGIEDLDQADWLLRHGCAMAQGYAFGRPAPLPNPAEVFIGEMTDAPAEDVAGELLPQQIEPPAVPVQRSVTAETAPQRPVGTWDDEPDDTGFTGEFALTSELLDDIGDEPDAD, encoded by the coding sequence GTGAGCCTTCCCGCCCCCGAGGTGCCGCCCGCCGGACCCGCCGGTTCGCGCTTGCGGGCGATCGACACCCTGCTCGCCGACCGCGGACAGCTCTTCCAGGCGCTCTTCCTCTCCGCGCCGATCCCCAAGGCGCTCGTGGACCTCGACGGTCACGTGCTCGTCGCCAATCCGATGATGTGCGCCCTCACCGGCCGGACGGCCGAGGAGCTGGCCGGCCGGCACGTGGACCTGCTGTCGCACCCCGACGACCCGCCCGCGGGCGACCTCGGCCTGGTGCCTGCCCCGCAGGAGCCCGACCTCGACCCGAACCTGCTCCTCGACGGCGAGCGGCGGCTCCGGCGCTCCGACGGCACCGAGCTGTGGGCGGTGCAGTCGCACGAGATCGTGCGGCACAACAACGGGGAGCCGCAGTTCGTCGTCCTGTCGCTGGTCGACGTCACCGACCGCCGCCGGGCGGAGGAGGACCTGGTCCGCCGCGCGTTCACCGATCCGCTGACCGGGCTGCCCAACCGTCGCGCCCTCACCGACCGGTTGCGGCACGCGGTCGCGCTTTCCCGCCGCCGGGGCCTGCAGGTCGGCCTGGTGCACCTGAACATCGACCGGTTCAAGGCGGTCAACGAGGCGCTCGGCCACGAGGCAGGCGACCTGCTGCTCAGCCAGGTCGCCGACCGCCTGCGGTGGAGCACCCGCGTCGAGGACACCGCCGTCCGGCTGGGGGCCGACGAGTTCCTGGTCGTCGCCGAGGACGTCGAGGACCTCGACGGCCTGCGCGCGCTGGCCGACCGGCTGCTCAGCGTGCTCGACGAGCCGTTCGTCGTCCACGATCGCGAGATCACCCTGTCGGCCAGCGTCGGGCTGACCCTCGGCTCGGACATGACGCCCGACGACCTGCTCCGGCAGGCACAGAGTGCGCTGACCAAGGCCAAGGCCGACGGCAGTCGCGCCCGCATCGAGGTCCACGAGGGCGCGCTCAGCCGCGACGACGTCGACGCGCTGCAGCTCGAGACCGACCTCAAGCACGCGCTGGAGAACGACGAGCTGCGGCTGTTCTACCAGCCGATCGTCCACCTCGGCGACGAGTCGCTGCTCGGCTACGAGGCACTCGTCCGGTGGCAGCACCCGACCCGCGGTCTGCTTCCCCCCGGGGCGTTCCTCGACGCCGCGGAGAACAACCGGCTCACCTCCAGGCTCGGCGAGTGGGTGCTGCGCCGCGCCTGCCTGGATGCCGCGACCTGGCCCGAGGACCTGCGCGTCCACGTGAACATCTCGGCCCGGCACCTGGCCGAGGAGGGCTTCAGCGAACTCGTCGCCTCGGCCCTGGCCGAGTCCGGGCTGGACCCCATGCGACTCGAGCTGGAGATCACCGAGTCCACGGCGCTGTTCGCCGCCGAGGCCACGCTGCACTCGGTCGCCGTCGTCACCGACGCGGGGGTCACCCTGGCCCTGGACGACTTCGGCACCGGCTACTCGGCGATCACCGCGCTGCACCGGCTGCCCATCCACACCGTGAAGATCGACCGCTCGTTCGTCGCCGACGTGGTCACCGAGCCGTCGACCGCCGCGCTCGTGCAGGGCCTGCTGCAGCTGGGCCGCGGCATGGGGCTGCAGGTCATCGCCGAGGGCATCGAGGACCTCGACCAGGCCGACTGGCTGCTCCGGCACGGCTGCGCGATGGCGCAGGGCTACGCCTTCGGCCGCCCGGCACCGCTGCCGAACCCGGCCGAGGTGTTCATCGGCGAGATGACCGACGCCCCGGCCGAGGACGTCGCCGGCGAGCTGCTCCCCCAGCAGATCGAGCCGCCGGCGGTGCCGGTGCAGCGGTCGGTCACGGCGGAGACCGCGCCGCAGCGGCCGGTCGGGACCTGGGACGACGAGCCCGACGACACCGGTTTCACCGGCGAGTTCGCCCTGACCAGCGAGCTGCTCGACGACATCGGCGACGAGCCGGACGCGGACTGA
- a CDS encoding DUF3352 domain-containing protein yields MTLPSYDPPTSHRPAPPAAGAEPPPERPRRAPAVTAAAVVLLLGGAGVAAGSWLAGGGTQPQDVLPADTLGVLSLDLDPSASQKLALMTLLDKFPDLGTEGDGDIRGHLLQPLLDETDTGLDYAADIRPWLGDRMAVAAVPDEGSEEGVLPVVVLAVTDPELMAENLEDARARTDFGFAVRDGFVLVTDSQDHADDLAAAEDVLADDADFAGDRRALGDDQVALAWADLSAVERIAAAQGAPPVAPGELFGGEHLTGRVILGVHAQDDALELVGLDFSVSDTGVPSSEPTSLVHGLPEDALAALSVSGVGERAVQAWAELERTGGAEALGVPPELGLDLPDDLRTLLGTDLAVAAFGDVDEPRFGARVATEEPGEAVRLLDVVLDDPQLGLPVVHDTVDGGYVVAGDEAALDLLARADGGLGDSEAFRAAVADPDEAGAIGYVDLAAVVEQLVDRGGETAEQAARFGAVEALGFSATSTDEGGRFVLRITTR; encoded by the coding sequence GTGACCCTGCCGTCGTACGACCCGCCGACCTCGCACCGTCCGGCTCCTCCCGCGGCCGGCGCGGAACCGCCTCCCGAGCGGCCGCGTCGTGCTCCCGCCGTCACGGCCGCCGCGGTCGTGCTCCTGCTCGGCGGGGCCGGCGTCGCCGCGGGCTCGTGGCTCGCCGGCGGCGGCACGCAGCCGCAGGACGTGCTGCCCGCCGACACACTCGGCGTGCTGTCACTCGACCTCGACCCGTCGGCGAGCCAGAAGCTCGCTCTCATGACACTGCTGGACAAGTTCCCCGACCTCGGCACCGAGGGCGACGGTGACATCCGCGGCCATCTGCTGCAGCCGCTGCTCGACGAGACCGACACGGGGCTGGACTACGCGGCCGACATCCGCCCCTGGCTCGGGGACCGGATGGCTGTCGCCGCCGTGCCGGACGAGGGATCGGAGGAAGGCGTCCTCCCGGTCGTCGTCCTGGCGGTCACCGATCCGGAACTGATGGCCGAGAACCTGGAGGACGCCCGGGCGCGCACCGACTTCGGATTCGCCGTGCGGGACGGCTTCGTCCTCGTCACCGACAGTCAGGATCACGCCGACGACCTCGCCGCGGCCGAGGACGTCCTGGCCGACGACGCGGACTTCGCCGGTGATCGCCGGGCGCTCGGCGACGACCAGGTCGCGCTCGCGTGGGCCGACCTCTCGGCCGTGGAGCGGATCGCGGCGGCGCAGGGCGCACCGCCCGTGGCGCCGGGCGAGCTGTTCGGCGGCGAGCACCTGACCGGCCGGGTGATCCTCGGGGTGCACGCCCAGGACGACGCGCTGGAGCTGGTCGGGCTGGACTTCAGCGTGTCCGACACCGGGGTGCCGAGCTCCGAACCCACCAGCCTGGTCCACGGTCTGCCCGAGGACGCGCTGGCGGCCCTGTCGGTTTCCGGCGTCGGCGAGCGGGCCGTGCAGGCCTGGGCGGAGCTGGAGCGGACCGGAGGCGCCGAGGCCCTCGGGGTACCGCCCGAGCTCGGTCTCGACCTGCCGGACGACCTGCGCACCCTGCTGGGCACCGATCTGGCCGTGGCCGCCTTCGGGGACGTGGACGAGCCGCGGTTCGGTGCGCGGGTGGCCACGGAGGAGCCCGGCGAGGCCGTCCGCCTGCTGGACGTCGTCCTCGACGACCCGCAGCTCGGCCTGCCGGTGGTGCACGACACCGTGGACGGCGGCTACGTCGTCGCCGGTGACGAGGCGGCCCTCGACCTGCTCGCGCGGGCCGACGGCGGCCTCGGCGACAGCGAGGCGTTCCGTGCGGCGGTCGCCGACCCCGACGAGGCCGGCGCCATCGGCTACGTCGACCTGGCCGCCGTGGTCGAGCAGCTGGTCGACCGGGGCGGCGAGACCGCGGAGCAGGCCGCCCGGTTCGGGGCGGTCGAGGCGCTCGGATTCAGCGCCACCAGCACCGACGAGGGCGGCCGGTTCGTCCTGCGGATCACCACGCGGTGA
- a CDS encoding FAD-dependent oxidoreductase codes for MVLTLEDGEVRGDEVLVAVGRRARTDDIGAEVAGLEPGSYLDVDSTMRVAGVEWLYGVGDVNGRRQLTHMGKYQARQAGAAIVARARGEEPDLSDWSPFVATADAHATPSVVFTDPQVASVGRTAAEAEDEGLAHRVVQIPLEVAGSSLFADDYEGTAIAVVDTDRDVLLGVTFVGPGVGELLQAATIAVVGEVPIGRLWHAVPAYPTISEIWLRLLEAYRG; via the coding sequence GTGGTGCTCACCCTCGAGGACGGCGAGGTGCGCGGCGACGAGGTGCTGGTCGCGGTCGGCCGCCGGGCGCGGACCGACGACATCGGTGCCGAGGTCGCGGGCCTGGAGCCGGGGTCCTACCTCGACGTCGACAGCACGATGCGGGTCGCGGGCGTGGAGTGGCTCTACGGCGTCGGCGACGTCAACGGTCGGCGGCAGCTCACGCACATGGGCAAGTACCAGGCGCGGCAGGCCGGCGCGGCGATCGTCGCCCGGGCGAGGGGGGAGGAACCCGACCTCTCCGACTGGTCGCCGTTCGTCGCCACCGCCGACGCGCACGCGACCCCGTCGGTGGTCTTCACCGACCCCCAGGTGGCCAGCGTCGGCCGTACCGCTGCCGAGGCGGAGGACGAAGGCCTGGCGCACCGGGTGGTGCAGATCCCGCTGGAGGTGGCCGGGTCGTCGCTGTTCGCCGACGACTACGAGGGGACGGCGATCGCCGTCGTCGACACCGACCGCGACGTGCTGCTCGGTGTCACCTTCGTTGGCCCCGGAGTGGGCGAGCTCCTGCAGGCGGCGACGATCGCCGTCGTCGGCGAGGTGCCGATCGGTCGGTTGTGGCACGCCGTGCCCGCCTATCCCACGATCAGCGAGATCTGGCTGCGGCTGCTGGAGGCCTACCGCGGCTGA
- a CDS encoding ABC transporter permease, producing the protein MIALTVAGLTLREALRRRVIWALLVLTIGLLALSAWGFSKLIGLDTELGTMTSGEARLVASLLLNLIMFGFSLIAAIGTAFLAGPTLAGEVESGQALAILARPVRRSAVLLGKWLGLLAFGGGYVVLAGLAQLLVVRAAVGYWPPDPVGGLGLLAAQTVVLLTLALLLSSVVSPMASGIIAVGLFGATWVAGVVGGIGGALGNEGVERVGTVSRIILPTDGLWRGAMNAFQDPSALIQMGPGEGGFPFLSEAPLTVAYLGWAAVWVAMIWGLTALSFQRRDV; encoded by the coding sequence ATGATCGCGCTCACCGTGGCCGGGCTCACCCTCCGCGAGGCCCTGCGGCGCCGCGTCATCTGGGCGCTGCTGGTCCTGACCATCGGGCTGCTCGCCCTCAGTGCCTGGGGTTTCTCGAAGCTCATCGGCCTGGACACCGAGCTCGGCACGATGACCAGCGGCGAAGCCCGCCTCGTCGCCTCGCTGCTGCTCAACCTGATCATGTTCGGCTTCAGCCTCATCGCCGCGATCGGCACGGCGTTCCTCGCTGGGCCGACGCTGGCCGGGGAGGTGGAGTCGGGGCAGGCACTCGCGATCCTCGCCCGCCCGGTCCGCCGCTCCGCCGTCCTGCTCGGCAAGTGGCTGGGCCTGCTCGCCTTCGGCGGCGGATACGTCGTCCTGGCCGGGCTCGCGCAGCTCCTGGTCGTCCGTGCCGCGGTCGGCTACTGGCCGCCCGATCCGGTCGGCGGCCTCGGGCTGCTGGCCGCCCAGACCGTCGTGCTGCTCACGCTGGCCCTGCTGCTGTCCAGCGTGGTGTCACCGATGGCGTCGGGGATCATCGCCGTCGGGCTGTTCGGCGCGACCTGGGTCGCCGGTGTGGTCGGCGGGATCGGTGGCGCGCTGGGCAACGAGGGCGTCGAGCGGGTGGGCACCGTGTCGCGGATCATCCTGCCGACCGACGGCCTGTGGCGCGGCGCGATGAACGCGTTCCAGGACCCGAGCGCCCTCATCCAGATGGGCCCGGGCGAGGGCGGGTTCCCCTTCCTCAGCGAAGCGCCCCTGACCGTGGCCTACCTGGGCTGGGCCGCGGTGTGGGTCGCGATGATCTGGGGGCTGACCGCGCTGTCGTTCCAACGCCGCGACGTGTGA
- a CDS encoding transglutaminase-like domain-containing protein: MSTEVAATLTMSSPEPATALLQVAVADPASEQLTVLSGGGPVDPEEVDVDGARVHRFRLRPGDTTVTYTASAGTGGAARRVTPAEWAEALRPSRYCPSDQLEGFATAEFDRRTPRAELVTVVADWVHRRLVYTSGVSRPVDTAVDTLLTGQGVCRDYAHLTITLLRALEVPARLVAVYAPGLDPMDFHAVVEADVDGTWRVVDATRLAPTRSLLRICSGRDAADTAFLTLFGGVAQFRSTTVTARTEGPLPAPDDAPFPLP; encoded by the coding sequence ATGAGCACCGAGGTCGCCGCCACCCTGACGATGAGCTCGCCCGAGCCGGCGACCGCGTTGCTGCAGGTCGCCGTCGCCGATCCGGCGTCCGAGCAGCTGACCGTCCTCTCCGGCGGCGGGCCGGTCGACCCCGAGGAGGTCGACGTCGACGGGGCCAGGGTGCACCGGTTCCGGCTCAGGCCCGGCGACACCACCGTGACCTACACCGCGTCCGCCGGGACGGGCGGAGCCGCGCGCCGCGTGACGCCGGCCGAGTGGGCCGAGGCACTGCGGCCGAGTCGCTACTGCCCCTCCGACCAGCTCGAGGGCTTCGCGACCGCAGAGTTCGACCGCCGTACGCCGCGCGCCGAACTGGTCACCGTGGTCGCCGACTGGGTGCACCGCCGGCTGGTCTACACCTCGGGAGTCAGCCGCCCGGTCGACACCGCGGTCGACACCCTGCTCACCGGGCAGGGCGTCTGCCGCGACTACGCGCACCTGACGATCACGCTGCTCCGGGCGCTGGAGGTGCCGGCCCGGCTGGTCGCGGTCTACGCGCCGGGGCTGGACCCGATGGACTTCCACGCGGTCGTCGAGGCCGACGTAGACGGCACGTGGCGCGTCGTCGACGCCACGCGGCTGGCGCCGACCCGGTCGCTGCTGCGCATCTGCTCGGGCCGGGACGCCGCCGACACCGCGTTCCTCACGCTGTTCGGCGGCGTCGCGCAGTTCCGCTCGACGACGGTCACGGCGAGGACGGAGGGCCCCCTGCCGGCTCCCGACGACGCGCCGTTCCCCCTTCCCTGA
- the nadC gene encoding carboxylating nicotinate-nucleotide diphosphorylase, producing the protein MTGELRPGIAATLEAGGLDVADVVDVVRRALGEDLALGPDVTTEATVPADARATADVVPRTTGVLAGLPVAAAVFALVGGPETDVVLHVADGAAAEPGEAVLTVTGPARALLTAERTALNLAGRLSGIATLTRAWVDAVAGTGAAIRDTRKTTPGLRALEKYAVRCGGGVNHRMALGDAALIKDNHVAAAGGIRAAVDAIRAHAPEVPLEVECDTLDQVREALAVGVELVLLDNFSLEDTRAAVELVRGSAVRLEASGGLTLARAKDVAATGVDYLAVGALTHSAPVLDLGLDIRE; encoded by the coding sequence ATGACCGGCGAGCTTCGTCCGGGCATCGCGGCGACGTTGGAGGCCGGCGGGCTCGACGTGGCCGACGTCGTCGACGTCGTGCGCCGGGCACTCGGGGAGGACCTGGCCCTCGGCCCGGACGTGACCACCGAGGCCACCGTGCCGGCCGACGCCCGCGCCACCGCGGACGTCGTCCCTCGGACGACCGGGGTGCTCGCCGGTCTGCCGGTCGCGGCGGCGGTCTTCGCCCTCGTCGGTGGCCCGGAGACCGACGTCGTCCTGCACGTCGCCGACGGAGCGGCCGCCGAGCCGGGCGAGGCGGTCCTCACGGTGACCGGGCCGGCGCGGGCGCTGCTGACCGCGGAACGCACCGCGCTCAACCTGGCCGGCCGCCTGTCCGGGATCGCCACGCTCACCCGCGCCTGGGTGGATGCGGTGGCCGGCACCGGGGCGGCGATCAGGGACACCCGCAAGACCACCCCGGGGCTCCGGGCGCTGGAGAAGTACGCCGTCCGCTGCGGCGGCGGGGTGAACCACCGGATGGCACTCGGCGATGCGGCGCTGATCAAGGACAACCACGTGGCCGCCGCGGGCGGCATCCGCGCCGCCGTCGACGCGATCCGGGCGCACGCGCCCGAGGTACCGCTCGAGGTGGAGTGCGACACCCTCGACCAGGTCCGCGAGGCCCTTGCCGTCGGCGTCGAGCTCGTGCTCCTCGACAACTTCTCGCTCGAGGACACCCGTGCAGCGGTGGAACTGGTGCGGGGCAGCGCCGTCCGCCTCGAGGCCAGCGGCGGCCTCACCCTGGCGCGCGCCAAGGACGTCGCAGCGACCGGCGTCGACTACCTGGCCGTGGGCGCGCTGACCCACAGCGCTCCGGTGCTCGACCTGGGCCTCGACATTCGGGAGTGA
- a CDS encoding LLM class flavin-dependent oxidoreductase, whose translation MGNLVRTGRDALVQTVELAVAAEELGLDGAFVRVHHFARQLASPFPLLAAMAARTRRIEIGTGVVDMRYENPLYMAEEAAAVDLLSGGRLQLGVSRGSPETALRGSEAFGYVPAEGSTDADLARDKTALFLAAIDGRTVVDADPRMTRGARGRLAIQPQSPGLRNRIWWGSGTRATGEWTAQQGMNLMSSTLLVEDTGVPFDQLQAEQIARFRTAWRAAGWDREPRISVSRSVLPIVSDEDRLYFGGERSGADQVGLLEGVRARFGKSYAGEPDRLAEELAEDAAVQEADTLLVTVPNMLGVDHNARLLENVLRYVAPAIGWQHPDRRHG comes from the coding sequence GTGGGGAACCTGGTGCGCACCGGCCGCGACGCACTCGTGCAGACCGTGGAGCTGGCGGTCGCGGCCGAGGAGCTGGGCCTCGACGGCGCCTTCGTGCGGGTGCACCACTTCGCCCGGCAGCTCGCCTCGCCCTTTCCGCTGCTGGCTGCCATGGCTGCCCGGACACGTCGGATCGAGATCGGCACCGGCGTCGTCGACATGCGCTACGAGAACCCGCTCTACATGGCCGAGGAGGCCGCAGCCGTGGACCTGCTCAGCGGCGGGCGGCTGCAGCTCGGCGTCAGCCGTGGTTCACCGGAGACCGCGCTGCGGGGATCCGAGGCGTTCGGCTACGTGCCGGCAGAGGGCAGCACGGACGCGGACCTGGCGCGGGACAAGACGGCACTGTTCCTCGCGGCGATCGACGGCCGGACGGTGGTGGACGCCGATCCGCGCATGACCCGCGGCGCCCGCGGCCGGCTGGCGATCCAGCCGCAGTCGCCCGGTCTGCGGAACCGGATCTGGTGGGGCTCGGGCACCCGCGCCACGGGCGAGTGGACGGCGCAGCAGGGCATGAACCTGATGTCCTCGACACTGCTCGTCGAGGACACCGGCGTGCCCTTCGACCAGTTGCAGGCCGAGCAGATCGCCCGGTTCCGGACGGCCTGGCGCGCGGCCGGCTGGGACCGCGAGCCCAGGATCTCGGTCAGCCGGAGCGTGCTGCCGATCGTCAGCGACGAGGACCGGCTGTACTTCGGCGGCGAGCGGTCCGGTGCGGACCAGGTCGGCCTCCTCGAGGGCGTGCGTGCGCGCTTCGGCAAGAGCTACGCGGGCGAGCCCGACCGGCTCGCCGAGGAGCTGGCCGAGGACGCCGCGGTCCAGGAGGCGGACACCCTGCTGGTCACGGTGCCGAACATGCTCGGCGTCGATCACAACGCGCGCCTGCTGGAGAACGTCCTGCGGTACGTGGCCCCGGCCATCGGCTGGCAGCATCCGGATCGGCGGCACGGCTGA